From a single Ailuropoda melanoleuca isolate Jingjing chromosome 12, ASM200744v2, whole genome shotgun sequence genomic region:
- the ZNF792 gene encoding zinc finger protein 792 isoform X6 yields MGAEPWVPDRVDMTSAMARGVYSGPVSGFCCGTEGECNVSAKGVSQDRKLKAALSNQKDYSCDTCGLHLKDILHLTEHQATHPRQKPDVCEASGRGFKSSANLHQHQNVDKPVRRDEDRSSLVRSCRDDTSMEPFTVREDGKAFVGETATSGFLQHRVAHRVEEPPQSTGVQSLNKCREFGSTLSDKPTPVQHQRIHTGEMPYECNKCGIFFSHASSLFQHQRDHNRGKPYECCECGKFFSQHSSLVKHQRVHTGESPHVCSECGKFFSRSSNLIQHKRVHTGEKPYECSECGKFFSQRSNLIHHKRVHTGKSAHECSECGKSFNCNSSLIKHWRVHTGERPYKCNECGKFFSHIASLIQHQIVHTGERPYGCSECGKAFSRSSDLMKHQRVHTGERPYECIECGKLFSQSSSLNSHRRLHTGERPYQCPECGKFFNQSSSLNNHRRLHTGERPYECLECGKTFRQRSNLRQHQKVHKPDRPYKCGECGKAFSQRPTLVRHQKIHTRERSAENVHLPPAQRCAVEISSENSLYEGAISQRLNLVHPSVHTGQIPYEC; encoded by the exons ATGGGGGCAGAGCCGTGGGTACCTGACAGGGTGGACATGACGTCAGCCATGGCAAGAGGGGTGTACAGCGGACCTGTCTCTG GTTTTTGCTGTGGAACGGAGGGTGAGTGTAATGTGTCTGCTAAAGGAGTGTCACAGGACAGGAAGCTCAAGGCGGCTCTGTCCAACCAGAAGGACTACTCCTGTGACACATGTGGCCTGCACTTGAAAGACATTTTGCACCTGACTGAACACCAGGCAACACATCCCAGGCAGAAACCAGACGTGTGTGAGGCATCTGGGAGAGGGTTCAAGTCCAGTGCAAACCTTCACCAGCATCAGAATGTAGACAAGCCTGTCAGAAGGGATGAGGACAGGTCCTCACTTGTGAGGAGCTGCAGAGATGACACATCCATGGAACCTTTCACAGTCAGGGAGGATGGGAAAGCCTTTGTGGGCGAGACGGCCACATCCGGGTTTCTGCAGCATCGAGTCGCTCACAGAGTGGAGGAGCCACCCCAGAGCACTGGCGTGCAAAGCCTTAACAAGTGCCGTGAATTTGGGAGCACTTTGAGTGACAAGCCCACGCCTGTTCAGCACCAGAGAATCCACACCGGAGAAATGCCTTATGAGTGCAACAAATGTGGGATATTCTTTAGCCATGCCTCCAGCCTCTTCCAGCACCAGCGAGATCACAACAGAGGAAAGCCTTACGAGTGCTGCGAATGTGGGAAATTCTTTAGCCAGCACTCTAGCCTCGTTAAACATCAGAGGGTTCACACTGGGGAAAGTCCTCACGTGTGCAGCGAGTGTGGGAAATTCTTTAGCCGGAGCTCCAACCTCATTCAGCACAAGAGGGTGCACACGGGAGAGAAGCCTTATGAGTGCAGTGAATGCGGGAAGTTCTTTAGCCAGCGCTCCAACCTCATTCATCATAAAAGGGTTCATACGGGCAAAAGCGCTCACGAGTGCAGTGAGTGTGGGAAGTCCTTCAACTGCAACTCCAGCCTCATTAAACACTggagagttcacactggagaaagacCTTATAAgtgcaatgaatgtgggaaattctTCAGCCACATCGCCAGTCTCATCCAACATCAGATAGTCCACACTGGCGAACGGCCTTACGGGTGCAgcgaatgtgggaaagccttcagccGAAGCTCCGACCTCATGAAGCATCAGAGAGTCCACACTGGGGAACGGCCTTATGAGTGCATTGAATGTGGGAAACTGTTTAGCCAGAGCTCCAGCCTCAATAGCCATCGGAGACTTCACACTGGCGAACGGCCTTATCAGTGCCCCGAATGTGGGAAATTCTTTAACCAAAGCTCCAGCCTCAATAACCATCGGAGACTTCACACCGGTGAGCGGCCTTACGAGTGCCTCGAATGTGGGAAAACCTTTAGGCAACGGTCTAATCTGAGGCAACACCAGAAGGTTCACAAACCAGACAGGCCATATAAGTGTGGCGagtgtggaaaagccttcagcCAGAGGCCTACCCTCGTCCGGCACCAGAAAATTCACACTAGGGAAAGGAGTGCAGAGAATGTGCATCTTCCTCCAGCACAACGATGTGCGGTGGAGATAAGCTCTGAGAACAGTCTTTACGAGGGGGCCATCAGCCAGAGGTTGAACCTTGTTCATCCCAGTGTCCACACTGGGCAGATTCCCTATGAATGCTAG